Proteins encoded in a region of the Triticum dicoccoides isolate Atlit2015 ecotype Zavitan chromosome 3A, WEW_v2.0, whole genome shotgun sequence genome:
- the LOC119269897 gene encoding probably inactive leucine-rich repeat receptor-like protein kinase At5g48380, with protein MIVRCLKSVQQSVIDPSGVLKSSWNFENTTKGYICRFTGVDCWYPGENRVLSLRIGNLGLEGPFPQGLQNCSSVTDLDLSNNNFSGPIPQDISRQMPYLTSLDLSYNSFSGSIPQNISNMTYLNVLNLQHNQLSGQIPPQFTLLTRLTAINVADNLLSGPIPSSP; from the coding sequence ATGATTGTCCGGTGCCTGAAGTCTGTGCAACAATCAGTGATTGATCCCTCCGGCGTACTCAAATCCTCTTGGAACTTTGAAAATACCACCAAGGGTTACATATGCCGCTTTACTGGTGTAGACTGTTGGTACCCTGGCGAGAACAGGGTTCTCAGTTTACGTATTGGCAACCTAGGACTTGAAGGCCCATTTCCTCAAGGTCTACAGAATTGTTCAAGTGTGACCGACCTGGACCTGTCAAATAACAATTTTTCAGGACCAATCCCTCAGGACATTTCACGGCAGATGCCGTATCTGACATCTCTGGACCTTTCGTACAATAGCTTTTCGGGTTCAATCCCACAGAATATTTCAAATATGACATATCTGAATGTCCTCAACCTTCAGCATAACCAGCTCAGCGGTCAAATTCCACCACAATTCACTTTGCTTACTCGGTTAACTGCAATCAATGTCGCGGACAACTTGTTATCAGGGCCTATTCCTTCTTCACCATAG
- the LOC119269899 gene encoding polygalacturonase-like, with protein sequence MLGLLAHLHAALVFLPNNGGPGAVYDVVRYGARPDGMTDATLPFLRAWADACRSPRPATVLVPPGVFLVGSATFMGPCATPAVTFAVAGTLLAPSGYGWDSASPGRWLTFESVEGLAVSGGTLDGRGAPLWACKQQQPRLHCPSGASSLTISNSRDVVVDGLRSMNSELFHVVVLQSNGVTLNRVTVDAPEDSPNTDGIHIHMSSHVSVYDANIRTGDDCVSVGPGNSNLWIERVSCGPGHGISIGSLGHQQGLDMEDVQNVTVKTTWFTGTSNGLRIKTWGSSKQGFVRGVTFEDATMTGVHNPIIIDQNYCPQKVGCSDRSSSIKISEVKYVDIRGWSTTPVAVTFNCSRSHPCSGISMQDVKLMYDRRVAKSSCRNVQGRSVGLVLPPSCL encoded by the exons ATGCTGGGCCTGCTCGCGCACCTCCACGCGGCGCTCGTGTTCCTCCCCAACAACGGCGGCCCGGGGGCGGTGTACGACGTGGTGCGCTACGGCGCCCGCCCCGACGGCATGACGGACGCGACGCTGCCGTTCCTGCGCGCGTGGGCCGACGCGTGCCGCTCGCCGCGCCCGGCCACGGTGCTGGTGCCGCCGGGCGTGTTCCTGGTGGGGAGCGCCACGTTCATGGGCCCGTGCGCCACCCCCGCCGTCACGTTCGCCGTGGCCGGCACGCTGCTCGCCCCCTCGGGCTACGGCTGGGACAGCGCCTCCCCGGGGCGGTGGCTCACGTTCGAGTCCGTGGAGGGCCTCGCCGTCTCCGGCGGCACCCTCGACGGCCGCGGCGCCCCCCTCTGGGCCTGCAAGCAGCAGCAGCCGCGCCTCCACTGCCCGTCCGGCGCCTCG TCGCTGACGATCTCGAACTCGAGGGACGTGGTGGTGGACGGGCTGAGGTCGATGAACAGCGAGCTGTTCCACGTGGTGGTGCTGCAGAGCAACGGCGTGACGCTGAACCGGGTGACGGTGGACGCGCCGGAGGACAGCCCCAACACTGACGGGATACACATCCACATGTCCAGCCACGTCTCCGTGTACGACGCCAACATCCGCACCGGCGACGACTGCGTCTCCGTCGGGCCCGGCAACTCCAACCTCTGGATCGAGCGCGTCTCCTGCGGCCCAGGCCACGGCATAAG CATCGGGAGTTTGGGGCATCAGCAAGGGCTGGACATGGAGGACGTGCAGAACGTGACGGTGAAGACGACGTGGTTCACCGGCACCTCAAACGGGCTGAGGATCAAAACCTGGGGGAGCTCCAAGCAGGGTTTCGTGAGGGGCGTCACCTTCGAGGACGCTACGATGACCGGCGTCCACAACCCCATCATCATCGACCAGAATTACTGCCCCCAAAAAGTTGGGTGCAGCGACCGG AGCTCGAGCATCAAGATCAGCGAGGTGAAGTACGTGGACATACGGGGGTGGTCGACGACGCCGGTGGCCGTGACCTTCAACTGCAGCAGGAGCCACCCGTGCAGCGGGATCAGCATGCAGGACGTGAAGCTGATGTACGACAGGCGGGTCGCCAAGTCCTCCTGCCGGAACGTTCAGGGGAGGTCGGTGGGTCTCGTCCTGCCGCCAAGCTGCCTCTGA
- the LOC119269900 gene encoding 2-alkenal reductase (NADP(+)-dependent)-like has protein sequence MEQASPPAGSARNRKVVLREYISRAPREDDMALVGGGAVPLRVPEGAAGPAVLVKNLYLSCDPYMRGRMRDFHGSYIPPFKPGSVIEGLGVARVVDSTHPGFVAGDIVSGMTGWEEYSLIDKPEQLNKIQQSDIPLSYHLGLLGMPGFTAYVGFYEICSPKKGEFVFVSAASGAVGQIVGQLAKLHGCYVVGSAGTNQKVELLKDKFGFDEAFNYKEEPDLTAALKRYFPEGIDIYFENVGGPMLDAVLLNMRMHGRIAVCGMVSQHGMTDPSGIHNLFCLVPKRISMKGFIQSDYIKLFSQFVDYITKHYKDGKIEYVEDMSIGLENAPAAFVGLFSGKNVGKQVVCVSQE, from the exons ATGGAGCAAGCGAGCCCGCCGGCGGGGTCGGCGAGGAACAGGAAGGTGGTGCTGCGGGAGTACATCAGCCGCGCGCCGAGGGAGGACGACATggcgctcgtcggcggcggcgccgtgccGCTGCGCGTCCCCGAGGGCGCCGCCGGCCCGGCCGTGCTGGTGAAGAACCTCTACCTCTCCTGCGACCCCTACATGCGCGGCCGGATGCGGGACTTCCACGGCTCATACATCCCCCCGTTCAAGCCCGGATCT GTTATAGAAGGGCTGGGCGTGGCGAGAGTGGTGGATTCCACTCATCCGGGGTTCGTTGCCGGTGACATTGTTTCGGGAATGACTGGCTGGGAGGAATACAGCCTGATCGACAAGCCCGAACAGCTGaataagattcagcaaagcgacatACCACTTTCCTATCACCTGGGGCTTCTCG GCATGCCTGGTTTTACAGCTTATGTTGGATTCTATGAGATCTGCTCACCGAAGAAAGGAGAGTTTGTCTTTGTTTCTGCTGCATCAGGAGCAGTTGGTCAGATTGTTGGTCAACTTGCaaagctacatggctgctatgttgTCGGAAGTGCCGGAACAAATCAGAAA GTTGAACTCCTAAAAGATAAGTTTGGATTCGATGAAGCTTTTAATTACAAAGAGGAGCCTGACTTGACTGCAGCCCTAAAAAG GTACTTTCCTGAAGGTATTGACATCTACTTCGAGAATGTAGGCGGACCAATGCTAGATGCTGTACTCCTTAACATGCGGATGCATGGTCGCATAGCAGTATGTGGGATGGTCTCCCAGCACGGCATGACTGATCCTTCAGGGATCCACAACCTCTTCTGTCTGGTGCCGAAACGGATCAGTATGAAGGGCTTCATCCAGAGTGATTACATCAAGTTATTCTCACAGTTCGTCGATTACATAACCAAGCATTACAAGGATGGAAAGATTGAATATGTAGAAGACATGAGCATCGGGCTAGAGAATGCGCCAGCTGCCTTTGTTGGTCTATTCAGTGGTAAAAATGTGGGCAAACAAGTCGTGTGTGTGTCACAAGAGTGA
- the LOC119269904 gene encoding probably inactive leucine-rich repeat receptor-like protein kinase At5g48380, protein MAYHTKFLLLFLLFGSSSFCFGFQLDIQCLLSVQESVIDSKGILMSSWDFVTNTTGGYICRFTGVECWHPDENKVYALRLSNLGLEGPFPQGLQHCTSLNILDLSSNKLSGPIPADISWRLSYVSSLDLSFNKFSGEIPDSIANLINLNGLNLQHNQLSGRIPASLQKFDASYFAGNQELCGTPLH, encoded by the coding sequence ATGGCTTATCATACCAAATTCCTCCTTTTGTTTCTGCTCTTTGGGAGCTCATCGTTTTGTTTTGGTTTTCAACTTGATATCCAGTGCCTGTTGTCTGTGCAAGAATCAGTGATTGATTCCAAAGGCATACTCATGTCCTCATGGGATTTCGTCACCAATACCACCGGTGGTTACATATGCCGATTCACTGGCGTGGAATGCTGGCACCCAGACGAGAACAAGGTTTATGCTTTGCGTCTCAGCAACCTAGGGCTTGAAGGCCCATTTCCTCAAGGTCTTCAACATTGCACAAGCTTGAACATACTGGACCTGTCAAGTAACAAACTTTCAGGACCGATCCCTGCTGACATCTCATGGAGGCTGTCGTATGTGTCATCTCTGGATCTTTCCTTCAATAAATTTTCAGGTGAAATCCCAGATAGTATAGCAAATCTGATAAATCTGAATGGCCTCAACCTTCAGCACAACCAATTAAGTGGACGGATTCCTGCTTCACTGCAGAAGTTTGATGCTTCATACTTTGCTGGAAACCAGGAACTTTGTGGTACACCACTGCACTAG
- the LOC119269901 gene encoding probably inactive leucine-rich repeat receptor-like protein kinase At5g48380 — protein MWLLICLDQLVTSEFTSCMAKQSCCLFYSMLAMADDTNFLLLVLLLSSSSLCFGSEADIQCLKSVQQSVIDPNGVLKSTWNFENPNPTDGYICRFTGVECWHPDENRVLSLRLGNLGLEGTFPQGLQNCSSMIGLDLSNNNFSGPIPSEIAREVPYLTSLNLSHNKFMGSIPQSISNITYLNLLNLQHNQLSGQIPPQFDLLTRLTTFNVAENLLSGPIPSSLQDFWASSFAGNQGLCGAPLDDCPPSRRRWRPVRIRLHRINDQSSIGAAVGFVAGFVVAFYFPHLFVCSERLRAYVVRI, from the exons ATGTGGCTTCTGATTTGCCTGGATCAACTG GTGACGTCGGAATTTACAAGCTGCATGGCCAAGCAGAGCTGCTGTTTGTTTTACTCCATGCTTGCGATGGCTGATGATACCAACTTCCTCCTCTTGGTTTTACTCTTGAGCAGCTCATCGTTGTGTTTTGGTTCTGAAGCTGATATCCAGTGCCTGAAGTCTGTACAGCAATCAGTGATTGATCCCAACGGCGTGCTGAAATCCACCTGGAACTTTGAAAATCCCAATCCCACCGACGGTTACATATGCCGTTTTACTGGTGTGGAATGCTGGCACCCCGACGAGAATAGGGTTCTCTCTCTCCGACTCGGCAACCTAGGACTTGAAGGCACGTTCCCTCAGGGTCTACAAAATTGTTCAAGCATGATCGGCCTGGACCTGTCAAACAACAATTTTTCGGGACCAATCCCTAGCGAAATTGCAAGGGAGGTGCCGTATCTGACATCTCTGAACCTTTCGCACAATAAATTTATGGGTTCAATCCCACAGAGTATCTCAAATATTACATATCTGAATCTCCTCAACCTTCAGCATAACCAACTCAGCGGTCAAATTCCACCGCAATTCGATTTGCTTACTCGGTTAACTACGTTCAATGTTGCGGAGAACTTGTTATCAGGGCCTATTCCTTCTTCGCTACAGGACTTTTGGGCTTCGAGCTTTGCTGGTAACCAAGGGCTTTGTGGTGCACCATTGGATGATTGTCCCCCCTCGAGAAGGAGATGGAGGCCGGTACGAATCAGGCTGCACAGGATCAACGACCAGTCGAGCATAGGAGCGGCCGTCGGATTCGTCGCGGGGTTTGTGGTGGCCTTCTACTTCCCGCACTTGTTCGTCTGCTCCGAGAGGCTCCGAGCCTACGTCGTCCGCATATGA